The sequence below is a genomic window from Thiomonas intermedia.
AGGAAACCTTGCCCGGCGGGATGAATGACTCTATAGTGGTATTTTATATTCAACTATAAGCGCCTGATTGGCGCATCCTACCGTGAATCCTCTCAACCCGCCAGAACGCGAATTAAGCCTGTTCCGCCAGATTCTTGATGATGCGGGCGACCGCACCGATCCGGACGCGCGACGCGCCGAACTGGCACGGCAACTGCGTGAGCAGACGGGCCTGGACGAGCAGGCACTCGGTCGGCTGGTACGCCGCTTCTATGCAATGGCACGCCAGGACTCCGAGCTGGGTGCGATCTTCGAAGCCCACGTGGCCGATTGGGAGGCGCATTTCGCCCGGCTGGTCGACTTCTGGGCCTCGGTCGGTCTGCTTGCGGGACGCTATCACCGCAATGCGCTGGCGGCCCATCGCCCGTTGCAACTGCAGCCCAGGCACTTCGAACGCTGGCTTGCGTTATTCGAGCGGGCCTTGCGCCATGAGGTTTCGCCCCAGGCGACCGAGCAT
It includes:
- a CDS encoding group III truncated hemoglobin; this translates as MNPLNPPERELSLFRQILDDAGDRTDPDARRAELARQLREQTGLDEQALGRLVRRFYAMARQDSELGAIFEAHVADWEAHFARLVDFWASVGLLAGRYHRNALAAHRPLQLQPRHFERWLALFERALRHEVSPQATEHLMAIARRIAATLRSRLCTDAAIEGLMP